The genomic interval tttaatattttttttttaaaaacaatccGTTTCTTTACacattttaaatatacatgtgaatttttaaaacttttacAGAAAGTCATCAGCTCGATCAAGCTAACCCAAATAGTCCAAGCAACCCAAGCCGGTTGTACAGAAATGGTAACCCATTATTATGCTGATGATGTTGCAATCAGTCTATCTCGAAATGATTGAAGATTAACGAGCTGGCCAGAAGACATCTAAGCTTTTTCTAGCCAAGTCTGCCACCACTGTGGAAAGAGCTTTTGAGCCACGCTTAATACACTGATAAATTATAcggaattttaattttctatcacaataaaaataaataaattggctTAACTCTTATCCGGTTTAATTTTGTGGGCTGTCACATAGGGCTGAAAACCGTTTTTGTTGGCCTTATAGAGGACCTGGTACTCATAACCATCGGCTGAGATGAAGCTGTATCCACCTTTATACTCCACTGGCTTTTGGGTTGTCACCTCCTTGGGATCCTGAACTGTTTCCGGTTTTACTGTGTACGTTATGGCCTCATTTCTCTGGTGACCATTTTCGGTGTGAAATCTGTTTTGAAATAATCATTTTAATTGTGGGTGCTGGATGAACTTCAGTAACCTTACCCGAAATGAAGCTCCTCCTCTCGCTCGCCTTTCTCCAAAGCCGCCGATGAGGCCAAAGCGATTAACGCAGTTATTATAAACATTTGGCTTAGCTGtataaatttgacaaaaattaGTTGTAAAAGATGGTGCATCTTGGAAATACTCTTACCAATTTCATTGCACTTTTATCGTTTTAACAGgggttttattaaaattaagttGTGATCAGAACTCTACGTTCTTGTCTGCGCCGTTGGCCGAAATCAACTGAAGATATTCTGCGAGATGAGCCAACCAGCCAAAATAAGTCAAAGAGATCGgaataatgaaaacaaatatCTGCGCAGCCAGCAATGCCCGAAAGGGATTACGTCATTGTTTATGGCCCAACTTTTGTTCTTAGCAGCCAAAAAATCGGAAAAAAGAAAGGCGAATTATACAGACACAACTGTTAAATACTCTTATGGGGAAAATGTtagttttattgtatttattacttaattgcttttcaatgtgttgtgtttttttattttatttttataaattttttaaaaatagtaTTATTTAATATCGTTACAGATCTCCAAATAAGGCGATGAGACCCGAACCTGATCAATTCAAGTTTAATTAAAGTCTTATTCAAAGGcttcaaaacaaaacaatgaTGACCACTCTGAAATAAATTTGCTTTAACTGGC from Drosophila mauritiana strain mau12 chromosome 3L, ASM438214v1, whole genome shotgun sequence carries:
- the LOC117141082 gene encoding uncharacterized protein LOC117141082 isoform X2; this encodes MKLLSQMFIITALIALASSAALEKGEREEELHFGFHTENGHQRNEAITYTVKPETVQDPKEVTTQKPVEYKGGYSFISADGYEYQVLYKANKNGFQPYVTAHKIKPDKS
- the LOC117141082 gene encoding uncharacterized protein LOC117141082 isoform X1 yields the protein MKLLSQMFIITALIALASSAALEKGEREEELHFGFHTENGHQRNEAITYTVKPETVQDPKEVTTQKPVEYKGGYSFISADGYEYQVLYKANKNGFQPYVTAHKIKPDKMY